One genomic window of Halorubrum hochsteinianum includes the following:
- a CDS encoding 50S ribosomal protein L40e produces MASFDAAERRMLDRQICMRCNARNASEAERCRKCGYTKLRPKATERRAA; encoded by the coding sequence ATGGCCAGCTTCGACGCCGCCGAACGCCGGATGCTCGACCGACAGATCTGTATGCGCTGTAACGCCCGCAACGCCTCCGAGGCCGAGCGCTGCCGCAAGTGCGGCTACACCAAGCTCCGTCCGAAGGCGACCGAGCGCCGCGCGGCGTAA
- a CDS encoding thioredoxin family protein, whose product MTVRLLDFHAEWCGPCKTQDPILEEIQEDLGDAFELQKVDVDEEQDVANQYQVRSLPTLIVENDDGVVDRFVGVTQREDIEAALTEAGA is encoded by the coding sequence ATGACCGTTCGACTGCTGGATTTCCACGCCGAGTGGTGCGGCCCGTGTAAGACGCAAGACCCCATCCTAGAGGAGATTCAGGAGGACCTCGGCGACGCGTTCGAGCTCCAGAAGGTCGACGTCGACGAGGAGCAGGACGTGGCGAACCAGTACCAGGTCCGCTCGCTCCCCACCCTCATCGTCGAGAACGACGACGGCGTCGTCGACCGCTTCGTCGGCGTCACCCAGCGCGAGGACATCGAGGCCGCGCTCACCGAAGCCGGGGCCTGA
- a CDS encoding preprotein translocase subunit Sec61beta, whose protein sequence is MSGSNSGGLMSSAGLVRYFENEDRNAISIDPKTVVAFCVLFGVFVQILSLTVA, encoded by the coding sequence ATGAGTGGTTCCAACTCCGGCGGGCTGATGTCCAGCGCGGGACTGGTCCGCTACTTCGAGAACGAGGACCGGAACGCCATCTCGATCGACCCCAAGACGGTGGTCGCGTTCTGCGTCCTCTTCGGCGTGTTCGTCCAGATCCTCTCGCTGACGGTCGCGTAG
- the pdxT gene encoding pyridoxal 5'-phosphate synthase glutaminase subunit PdxT produces the protein MKAGVIAVQGDVAEHAAAVRNAAAAHDETAEVVEVRDAGIVPDCDVLLMPGGESTTISRLIHREGIAAEIRDHVAAGKPVLATCAGLIVCSTDAKDDRVDPLGLVDVSVDRNAFGRQKDSFEAKIPVTGLDDPFHAVFIRAPAIDDVGDGVETLATVDGRPVAVRDGPVVATAFHPELTDDPRVHDLAFFPESEVVA, from the coding sequence ATGAAAGCAGGCGTCATCGCCGTTCAGGGCGACGTGGCCGAACACGCCGCCGCCGTCCGCAACGCCGCGGCCGCCCACGACGAGACCGCGGAGGTCGTCGAGGTCCGGGACGCGGGGATCGTGCCCGACTGCGACGTCCTCCTCATGCCGGGCGGGGAGTCGACGACCATCTCGCGGCTGATCCACCGGGAGGGGATCGCCGCGGAGATCCGCGACCACGTCGCGGCCGGCAAGCCCGTCCTCGCCACCTGCGCCGGGCTCATCGTCTGCTCGACCGACGCGAAGGACGACCGGGTCGACCCGCTTGGGCTGGTCGACGTCTCGGTCGACCGCAACGCGTTCGGGCGACAGAAGGACTCCTTCGAGGCGAAGATCCCGGTCACCGGACTCGACGACCCCTTCCACGCCGTGTTCATCCGCGCGCCGGCCATCGACGACGTCGGCGACGGCGTCGAGACGCTGGCGACGGTCGACGGTCGTCCGGTCGCGGTGCGCGACGGGCCGGTCGTCGCCACCGCGTTCCACCCCGAACTCACCGACGACCCGCGGGTCCACGACCTCGCCTTCTTCCCCGAGAGCGAGGTGGTCGCGTGA
- the hisE gene encoding phosphoribosyl-ATP diphosphatase, which produces MSDPDATGDAAEGATGAEAADAPPAAVLDELFATIESRKEELPEGSYTASLFTHEKGENAVLEKVGEESTEAILAAKDDDLDDLTAESADLVYHLLVLLAMKDLDLNDLRDELRDRF; this is translated from the coding sequence GTGAGCGATCCCGACGCGACCGGAGACGCCGCGGAGGGCGCGACGGGAGCCGAGGCGGCCGACGCCCCGCCGGCGGCCGTCCTCGACGAGCTGTTCGCCACCATCGAGTCGCGGAAGGAAGAGCTGCCGGAGGGGTCGTACACGGCCTCGCTTTTCACCCACGAGAAGGGCGAGAACGCCGTCTTGGAGAAGGTCGGCGAGGAATCGACGGAGGCGATCCTCGCGGCGAAGGACGACGACCTCGACGACCTCACCGCCGAGAGCGCCGACCTCGTCTATCACCTGCTGGTGTTACTCGCGATGAAGGACCTCGACCTCAACGACCTGCGCGACGAACTCCGAGACCGGTTCTGA